The Salarias fasciatus chromosome 16, fSalaFa1.1, whole genome shotgun sequence sequence TGCAGGAGTGTGGACCCAGACGTAGATTTGGTGGTCTCCTTACGGGGAGGAAACAGTTGAGGTTTCCCTCCTTGCTATGTGAGCACAGCGCGGAAGCTTTCAGTCTGTTATCATCTATCTGACAGATGCAGTCTCCACATCACCTCTGGCAGTGGAAAAATGTCCAGACCTGGACTCAGAGGATGGAGATTTGGACATAGAGCTGGACATTGAGAGCATTTATACTCACCAGTCGACAGCAGCGCCGCCGGTGCAGGCAGCAAACCATCAACACCCCCCGACTCCTCATCACCACCACACCAGGGTGAGGGTaggattttgtattttttttttttattaaatttagaTTATTAGATTTTATTAGattatttgtgtgtgcgtgcgtgcgtgcgtgtgtgtgtgtgtgtgtgtgtgtgtgtgccactcgGCTGCCATACCGTCACAGACAAACCCCACAGCATGGACAATGCATATGAGCAGGCAGCTGgtcagcaggagagagagagcaggtggTTTGTGGGGGAAACGTCTGTGGATACCAGAGTCTCCGTGACGTATTTACTTGTAATGTGTTCTCATGTGGCACGTTCACATTAAAGCCATTCATGAAGATCAAGATACAAACAGACGTCCCACTCTGGAGAACTGAAATGCAATCTTTATAAAACTTTGAAGAAATGGGAAATACAACCTATCTCGCTCTTGTATTGACTGAAACTTCCACCAGATGAAACACATTGATAATAAATCATATAACCATGTGTTAAAATCAAATTTCCAACTCTCTCATTTAGAGGGAAAGTCACATGGTAAATTGTCCGGGTCACAAGTAGCAACATATGATCGGTGTATGTACAATAATCTCAGTTGCTTCTTTCAAATGACCCAGGAGAATAAAATTTGCCGTCATCCGAAAgatgactttttgttttctttgtatgtCCGGGTTTAACTGTAGTCACTGCTGaattttcaatatattttcaggatttattttcagaaaacaaactgataTGAAATTCCTAATGGCatgactgattgactgaaggTATATTTTACTTGTGACTTTGAAACATTTACAGCATAAAATTACAGCATTATTCTTGTACCTTGAAGAGCTTCTAAAGacgaaaacaaaaatcaaatgaatttaATGCCTTACCTTCTCCAGTCCCCAGGGTGCCCTCCTCCATCGGACCATCAGAAGGAGCTCAGTCAAGGTAAAAGCTGTTGGGAACGTCATGGTTTTGAATTGATTTTGGGTTGTTTAATCTGGCCCCTCTGTCTTTCACAGTAGGATTAAATTTGTGCTTTTGATCCTTAAGaataaaaatggttaaaaagcAATTCAACAATATACAACAATGAACACTTAAAAGcgcctgtttgtttttataattcagTACAAGCGAGCCACTCCAAACACTGTCAGGCCTTTGACATTGACAAACAGACATAAGGTTCAGTGTCCCCAAAAGAACCAAGAGATCAAATCACCTGAGAGGAAAGGAAGGGGGGCTGAGGGAGGCGTGACGAGAGAGGAGGGGTTTCATCCACCTCCCACAAAATTTGGCTTCAGCCACAACTGTAAGGTTGGgatagacagagagagagagcgagagtaACACCGAGACAGTACAAGGGAATCAAGACTAAGAAGGATGAAGAAGAAACTATTTAGAACTAAACCAGAATGAAAAGTGGTTTCACCATGAGAGCGTAGAGGACCTGCAGGCTTAGAAACAGGTAATGGATGCTGTTTTCTCTTAAATGTACATCGTCTGGCTTTATGATGAATCTTATTCAACTGTATGTTAAATTTTCTGTGGTGGAGGTCAAGTTTTATGTCACTAAccagagagacaaacaaaatTTATCATCAATCAGTTTACAAAGGTGCTTCAGCTTTGAATATCTGAAGTCTTTAATCATGAACACCATGTTTTAGACGTTTGTTTCATTAGAATCTATGTTATTTTTATCAAATACAGAATATATGTTCCTCAAAAACAGACTTAAGAAGGGATGTTCGTACCTGCGTTGGATGAttccgtgtgtttgtgtgtggagcagATAAGGGGATCCCCCCTTGTTTCCAAAACgacatggagatgctgagagacGTCAGGCAATCCTACCACGACACAGAGAAGGGGAACAGGTGGGGGCACTGAAATCTCTCTCTATCTCATGTTTTTACATGGCAATGCTGATGAGAACACATACAATATTTTGTGAGTTACCTATGATGCAGAAATTAATTTGAGCTCATAGTTTTGACAGCACATCTGTTCAACCAGAAGCAATTGTGTACACCCAAAcagtgttagtgtgtgtgtacagttaACACTCAAACACCCCTCTCATGTACGCACAGTGCACTGGGCTGGGCTGGTCAACACATGCCCCTTACTTttacaccagcagcagaatgggtGGTATCCGGTTTCACTCGGGAACCTGGACACAGACACCTGTCACCGCGTCCAGAGGACAACCTGTTCTACCCAAACAGGTTACACACAGGGGAGGGAGCGAGGGCTTCGGTGAATCAGCCTATTGTCTGCTGTGAGCCGCTCTCATCAAGCCAAGCTCTCCAAGGAGAATAACAGTCTTTGAGCTGATCTCTAATTTCATAGCACCAGTGAACAGAAATGAGGAGAGACGTGAATAAAATGAGGCTTTGGGCCGCGTTCAGTGCAAACAAATTCAACCATCGTAGTTTATGCTGTTACGGCAAACTGTCTTCTTCTTAGCAGAGGCGTGTCCCTGCCCAGTTTGAGCACCAGTGGCGGACACTGGGGTAATGTGGatccctctctgtctgctgGATTACTCAGTGCCAGGACCTCCTGCCAACCAATACCTCCAACAAACAGGTACTCTTTCTGGCATGGCTCATTATTTGCCCTTTTTACATTGCAGAGGTTTGATAGATGTACAGAGACCTAAAAATCCTGATGAGAGAATCCCATCTAAACAAAGAAGAATGTTGACGAATGAAAAGAGTCCATTGTATCCCTCACTGCAATTTTATGATGAGTATCATTCATCAAGGATGTCTTGTTGTGATCTTGATCTTTCATCAGTAGACCGAGAACAAGAAGTGTGGTCGTATCATCCACTCCCTCGTATTGCCTGCTGTCTGTGGCTGAGTCTACCcagctcagccaatcagctccgAGCGTCATGGAACCCCTGCTGTGTTCAAACACCATGATGCAGGCCAGAGCACATGTCCAGACTCGTATGTATTATCACAGCTCATAAATATAACACTTTGTGTTGTGCttatctttgtgttttgaatttGCATTTCCTCAATTTGCAGGTCTGGGCTCTCAAAACAATGTGACTGAAGTAAATGTGAGTTTCAGCCAAAGACCCTCTCATTTCTGCACGATATGTATTCATTTAGAATACGTAGCAGCTTCCGTCCATACATATGTTGACCTATAAAACTACTTTCCACATTACTCATCGCCAGTGAATGATTAGCTCCGCTTTGTCTCACAGGATCTCTTGCCAGCTCCGCACCCCCGGACACCGAAGCTCCTGGCACCCCTGGACAGCCGACTCAGAGACACCACAGCTCCGTTGGTGCTAAAGCAACACGTTCCGCTGAAGCCCATCTCTCGTAGCCTCCTGTGCTCCAGGACCAGGTTGAGGAGAGAGCGGCTCTCCTGTGCCAATCCACACAATGGCCCTCTGATTGCTAAGACTGACAGTGAGGAAACCCGATCCAGCAGCACTAGCACCAGCAGCCACAGTTCCTTCAATATCGAGGATGAAGATGTTGACAGGAGTGACCGCAGTGCTTGTGGAGATAGCAATCCAACGCCTTTAGGGGACGTGCTTCTGCAGCATTTGAAGGATATGGCCTCCACCAAGACTGATCTTGCTGGAGAGAAAAGGCTGAATGTGAGAGATCAGTCAAGGATCAATGACGATGAACTGACTCACAGATCAATTCGTGACTGCGAGGGAGGTCTTAACTATCACACAAAGGACGTTCTGAGCACTGAAAGAGTCATAAAAGCTTGTTGTGAATACAACGTTACAAATGTGAATTTTACAAAAGAATCCTTTGACAGCTTGTCCTTGAAAATGGCGGATTGTGCACGAAACGGAGAGTCTGCAGCTTCGCATGTGGAAACCATAAACAACGTACtacctttcacatctgactctgaggaggaagaggagagtgtGGACTTCACCACAAAACCTGACATAGAGATCAGCCAATGCACTTTAAATGATAATCAAGATGGCTCCATTGCATGTTCAGAttggaaatacagaaatatacGAAAACCTCCGAAACAGACAATAGATTCTTCTACTGAAAAGCATCAGCTAGAAAAAACAATGGACGGGACAAAAAAAGCCAGCACGGCTGTGAGGAAAGCTCCATACTTCACAGCAACTGCAAGTTTTAATGTGTCTGAGAACACATTCACAGCCTTAAAGCATATCCACAATAACGAAAAAAGAACTGACACAAACCATAAGCAGAACGCAAGTATTCAAACTAACTATTACCCCAAAATACTGTCGCAAAAAgatcaaaataaaccaaacGGGAACCAGTCCAAAGGTTATCCAAGGTACCCCTCACTTTCTTCAAAAGTCACAGACAAAACCAGGGAAAGCCCTGAGCTCATTGTTCGCAAAGAGAGCGCTGTAGCTAAAGTCAAATCAAAGATGAGACCAGCTAAAGGCGCTAATTTCAACATAAATGTCCCATCCTCCAAGAAGAAGACTGTCGATTATTCACCGAGCAAACGAGTGCACCCTGACAagcagagcagcaacaacacacagcagcacaccCCAGCTCGGGAGCTCAAAAGTGCCAGACAGGAGAAGAAACCCAATGTTGCTGATGATATTCCAAGGTCTAAGTCTGCTGTGGACCTCATCACCTACAAAGACATGTTTCAGCAGATGCAGAGCGGGGATGAAGGACCTGCCATTTATGAGATGTTCGCAGGCCCTATTTACGATAACATCAGAGCATCCAGCTCCTGTGGGAGGCTCAAAGAAAGACATGTACAATCAGCTCCATCAAGAAAACCACAGCAGATCAACAAAGTCAAACACAAGCTTCTGAAGCCAACGCAGAGTAAGATGAGGAGAAGTCCAGGAGAGAGTATGGTGGTTTCTGCTAAGAGCAAAGCAAAACCTGTCCCCCCTAAGATGAAACCACACCTCATGCCTGTGTCAAGAAAGGGCaatcacaaaacaaagcagactGTTAGCACGCAGCCTGAGTTAGCACTTGCTAAAGATGTTGGTACTTGTCCAAAGGGTGATAATGACAAAGAAGAAATTTGCACGTTATCGACTATACATGAGTCTAAACATGGGACTGCCACATTAAAATCTCCTGACAAAACCCCGATTACACAAAAGACACCCTCTCAAACTAAAAATTCTAGGTACATACAAACAAACTTGCTGGAAATGGTGGTTAAACCTTCACCGGAAAGTCCAAACCAATCGAATTCTGAAGTACCTCAAAGCCTTCAACAACCGAAGATCAACACATGGACgtcggacagcagcagcagccacaccaCTATCTCACCTGTTTACCGGAAGTTTCTGGACGAGGTTGGAGATGGGCCGCTGACCGAAGACCTCCTGCAGTGTCTGGCAGAGGAGCTAATCTCCTTAGATGAAAGGGCCTTATCTGTGGGCCAGCTATCAGAAAACCTGGAGCAAAGCAGGGAGGAGTCGAGCCAAGGGAAAGATCCAATATCCAGGCAAAACCCGCTGCCTGAGGTAATTGAGGAAGACAAGTTTCACAGCAAAtattcagtgtaaaaaaaaaaaaaaaaaaaaaaaaaaaaaactattacactccttttttttcagtttccttAAAATTCTTGAATTGTATCAATCAATAATTGAGACTTACACAGATGACCATGTATGGACTTTTAAGCAGCAGATAAGCATCAGCACCTCTGTTTTATCACTGTTGAATTTGAGAAAGGTAAAGGAGACAGGTCAAGAGGATTTAATGTCAGTGACATTCAGTTGTCTGAGGAGTAAAAATGTTGAGACTGAGAGTCTAGGTGTTCCCATTGACAGCACAGACTTTTTTCTGCATAATATTAAGATTTTACCATGGAAAGTGTCCCTCGAAAACAGAATAAGGTTGTGATATGTTTCTTACGTTTGTTCTTGAGAGATTTGAGACCAGTTTTTGGCTCTATGTAGGCagagtgcattaaaaaaaaccactctaggtttttaatgaaatttgatttgattaaatTGTATTTCTTTATCACTAAATACAACATAGTCATCTACAGGTATTTGTAGGTGAtgacagaaaggaaaaactttgttttaactGTTAGAAACATCTGCAGAATGAAGTAGAATTctcagctttctgctgttccggctGGGGTCCAGggatagaaggagagaaaagaagaggacagagaccaaaaaccaacaaacagatTATCATAGCAATGTCGGTTTTGGCGAAAGGGGAAGTAGATTGTGGAGAGGGATACAAACTCTGGTTCAAATAGGGGTTGACACAAGCAGAAAGCAACCAACAGTTTGCCTTAAATCACTGCACGTGATAGGAGCACAACCGTCAGAGCACAAGCAAACCTGATCACTGAATTTGACTTTTAGAAAACCGAGGACCCTCCAGTAGGCCAGCACTCTGCAAACCAAGAGTTCTCCTGGGACTTACATCTCTTTAAGACATGGAGCCTGGTTGCTAAGAACTTTATAAGTTAAAATAAGGATTTTAAATTCAAGATTTGGACatagttttaataaaagatacAAAGAGATAGCAACTTTTCCTCACTTGGCCCAACATGGCACGAGTGGAAAGCTCCCAACATTCTAATTCTGTTCAAATCAGTAAATTGCCTGCTTTCTGTCGCTGCAAAACTGCCTTTTTCTGCAAACCAGATGTGCTGAAATCTGTCTCCTACACCAGAAACGATCACTAAGCACTTTGAATTCTTTTAAACGACAGTATATTGGAGCGTCTTCATTGcgtttgtgtgtattttctgcAGGTTGTTTCAGCAGACTGCGGTGCCTTGTTTGGCTCCGGTTTTGCTGGGGATCACTCCATCACATGGACAAAGGGTGAAGTACTCGGCAGAGGAGCCTATGGCACAGTACGTATACTATTTAAAATaattctggcaaaaaaaaaaaaaaacaacaacaatctaAAGCTTAGAATAAGTATTTTTGAATGACTCAATTCTTGTCTTAGATTACATCCGTTTGCCTTGTAGATCTCTTGTTTTTCAGGTATCTTTAGGACTATAAGGGTGATCATAGGCAGTGttgagagaagagagagaagtatgtgtgtgtgttcagtttcaCAGGTTAATGGCTCCCTTAGCAAGGTCCTTGACCCCCTTGACCCTGGCACTGCACTGAGACTAGCATGTTTAGATAAGGTGTACGGTTAATAGAACGTATTTTCCTCAAGGTGATGAATAAAGTGTACTTTCTATTCTCAGCAAGTATCTCTTTCTTACCAGGTTTACTGTGGCCTGACCAGCCAGGGCCAGCTGATCGCTGTGAAGCAGGTGAGCCTGGACTCCTCCGACCCCGAGGCCGCCAAGAAGGAATACAATCGTCTGCAGGGGGAGGTGGAACTGCTCAAAACCCTTCGACACATCAACATTGTGGGCTTCCTGGGGACGTCGCTCTATCAGCATGCAGTGTCCATCTTCATGGAGTATGTTCCAGGAGGATCGATTGCGAGCATCCTGCACAGGTTGGCTTTGAGAGCTTCAGTGTTTCAACTGTTGTTTCGGTGCCTAAATGACACGGTTCTCTGCTGACCTCAGATTCGGCCCACTGCCCGAGAGAGTCCTGGCTCTTTACACTCAGCAAATCCTTGACGGGGTGGCTTACCTTCACCTGAATCAGGTCATTCATCGAGACCTGAAGGGAAACAACATCATGCTGATGCCAACTGGAGTCATTAAGCTCATAGACTTTGGGTGTGCAAGACGTCTCAGCTGTCTGAATCACACAGCGAGCAACAGCGGAGATCTGCTGAAGTCGGTTCACGGCACCCCGTACTGGATGGCCCCAGAGGTATGAGTATCAATCCTGCTcaccaggtccagatccagtcACCTTTGTGTTCATCTTTTAGTCATTgttacattgttttgtttttccaacagaGGGATTGTGGCTCAGTTTATTTTCTATTCCTCccattttgtttttacttttctgaagcaaacaCTGAACCTCATGTTTCTCCTAATGGTGTGCAAGCCCCGTGCACATGGCAGCCGGAAGGCGTGTTCATGATCATGAGCACACATGATTTAGTGTTGGAGCACAAGTCCCAGGTTAAGATTGTTCAAGCAGTAAAATGCATTGTAAGTAAAGTAAAATCCACGAACATTTCTCCATGTGTCAGGTCATCAACGAGACAGGATATGGAAGAAAATCCGACATATGGAGCGTGGGCTGTACGGTGTTTGAAATGGCCACGGGAAAACCACCGCTGGCACACATGGACAAGATGGCTGCCTTATTCTACATCGGGGCTCAGAGAGGCGTGATGCCCTCCTTACCCGCTGGGTTCTCAGAAGATGCCAAGGACTTTGTGAAAATTTGCTTGACGAGGTGAGACGTTCTTACCCTCTGATGTAGAGGAGCTACTGTTATGAATTCGAATTCTGTTAAAAGTCCAACTAGAAAATCAGGCCACAGAATTTAGTGAAAGTCGGTATCAACTGCAGGTCGACATTTATAACAATCACTTGCTTTCTAGCTTCCAAGTTGCATGTGTTTTCATGCTCTTTAACAGTTTTCCATTTGTGTCACAGAAACTTTTAGATATgtcggtaacactttatttgaagtccccctgtataacacataagtacatttataaagcattataatgccattataacacgtgtagcgatagttataaacattcatagatgatcacaatgccaggacctaatcctaaccctatgctgtatagtgagttataaagcattgtgatcatgtatgagtgtttataactacttatgtgttataccgggtgcttgaAGTGTTACCGATATGTATTTTGTGTACTAAAATAttcaacagctttttttttttaaaaggatttttacatttttggttgAACAGGTCAAAATACTACTGAATCATTTAATCTTCCAGAGTGTAATATATTAAAACTATTTTTTACAATGTTGATACCTTATATACATTATTTATGAACTACACAAAATATGGTCAGAACTATGTGCCTTTAAACTCAATGCCGTCTCatttacgcacacacacacacacactttcatcgACTGACTTTAATTCAAGTGTCTATCACATGGTGGAATCGCCAAAGTCATATTTAAGATCTCCTTCAATAGGCTCGATGCACAACTCaatcacttcctgaacttcaggaggctccttgtttcccgtctttcatgataggatgagctgattaatacaggtgtgtctgaagttgttagaggtcagacacacctgcattaatcagctcatcctatcatgaaagacggGAAAcaaagagcctcctgaagttcaggaagtggtgaagatGTCCATTGTTCAGGGTGACTTAATATTCATTTtgattctttttcctttctgtagCAACCAGAAACTGCGCCCTGATGCTGATCAGCTTCTAAAGCATTCCTTCGTCCCCCAAAAGGAAGCCAACGCCAACTCTCGGGAAACGCAGCTCAAGAGCTGCTGTGGTCACCGTGAAGGACTGTGTGGTTGAGAGACTCAAGAGGACATTTGATGCAATCGCTGACAGACACTGAACACATCTTATCCACCCCAACCTTACAATTCATCTGTGACAATGCCGCAGTAAATTCAAGgactacagactgatgtaaatatGTGCTCTTACACAGGGAGACAATATGTATAGAGATGattaaataatacatttttgtaACTGAATACATGTGCCAATCTGACATCCTGTTACTAGAGGTCTAGGTTCTGATAAAATGCTTTTGAAAATAACACTATACAATTTAAACTGCTTGTCATTTTCTTATAATAGGCTACTAGACGTTTTCATTTAGTCAACCATCTCAGGCATTAATTAAAGACATAGTTCATGTACTCAAgggacaaaatgacaaaaaaacaaacaaacaaaaaaaaatcagaatgtaTACTGTGTCAGGGTAGTGGCAACTTCCAAGTTTATTTGTAATATTGAAATGAATAAAgggtaaagg is a genomic window containing:
- the map3k19 gene encoding mitogen-activated protein kinase kinase kinase 19 isoform X2; translated protein: MEMLRDVRQSYHDTEKGNRGVSLPSLSTSGGHWGNVDPSLSAGLLSARTSCQPIPPTNRPRTRSVVVSSTPSYCLLSVAESTQLSQSAPSVMEPLLCSNTMMQARAHVQTRLGSQNNVTEVNDLLPAPHPRTPKLLAPLDSRLRDTTAPLVLKQHVPLKPISRSLLCSRTRLRRERLSCANPHNGPLIAKTDSEETRSSSTSTSSHSSFNIEDEDVDRSDRSACGDSNPTPLGDVLLQHLKDMASTKTDLAGEKRLNVRDQSRINDDELTHRSIRDCEGGLNYHTKDVLSTERVIKACCEYNVTNVNFTKESFDSLSLKMADCARNGESAASHVETINNVLPFTSDSEEEEESVDFTTKPDIEISQCTLNDNQDGSIACSDWKYRNIRKPPKQTIDSSTEKHQLEKTMDGTKKASTAVRKAPYFTATASFNVSENTFTALKHIHNNEKRTDTNHKQNASIQTNYYPKILSQKDQNKPNGNQSKGYPRYPSLSSKVTDKTRESPELIVRKESAVAKVKSKMRPAKGANFNINVPSSKKKTVDYSPSKRVHPDKQSSNNTQQHTPARELKSARQEKKPNVADDIPRSKSAVDLITYKDMFQQMQSGDEGPAIYEMFAGPIYDNIRASSSCGRLKERHVQSAPSRKPQQINKVKHKLLKPTQSKMRRSPGESMVVSAKSKAKPVPPKMKPHLMPVSRKGNHKTKQTVSTQPELALAKDVGTCPKGDNDKEEICTLSTIHESKHGTATLKSPDKTPITQKTPSQTKNSRYIQTNLLEMVVKPSPESPNQSNSEVPQSLQQPKINTWTSDSSSSHTTISPVYRKFLDEVGDGPLTEDLLQCLAEELISLDERALSVGQLSENLEQSREESSQGKDPISRQNPLPEVVSADCGALFGSGFAGDHSITWTKGEVLGRGAYGTVYCGLTSQGQLIAVKQVSLDSSDPEAAKKEYNRLQGEVELLKTLRHINIVGFLGTSLYQHAVSIFMEYVPGGSIASILHRFGPLPERVLALYTQQILDGVAYLHLNQVIHRDLKGNNIMLMPTGVIKLIDFGCARRLSCLNHTASNSGDLLKSVHGTPYWMAPEVINETGYGRKSDIWSVGCTVFEMATGKPPLAHMDKMAALFYIGAQRGVMPSLPAGFSEDAKDFVKICLTSNQKLRPDADQLLKHSFVPQKEANANSRETQLKSCCGHREGLCG
- the map3k19 gene encoding mitogen-activated protein kinase kinase kinase 19 isoform X1, which codes for MEMLRDVRQSYHDTEKGNRGVSLPSLSTSGGHWGNVDPSLSAGLLSARTSCQPIPPTNSRPRTRSVVVSSTPSYCLLSVAESTQLSQSAPSVMEPLLCSNTMMQARAHVQTRLGSQNNVTEVNDLLPAPHPRTPKLLAPLDSRLRDTTAPLVLKQHVPLKPISRSLLCSRTRLRRERLSCANPHNGPLIAKTDSEETRSSSTSTSSHSSFNIEDEDVDRSDRSACGDSNPTPLGDVLLQHLKDMASTKTDLAGEKRLNVRDQSRINDDELTHRSIRDCEGGLNYHTKDVLSTERVIKACCEYNVTNVNFTKESFDSLSLKMADCARNGESAASHVETINNVLPFTSDSEEEEESVDFTTKPDIEISQCTLNDNQDGSIACSDWKYRNIRKPPKQTIDSSTEKHQLEKTMDGTKKASTAVRKAPYFTATASFNVSENTFTALKHIHNNEKRTDTNHKQNASIQTNYYPKILSQKDQNKPNGNQSKGYPRYPSLSSKVTDKTRESPELIVRKESAVAKVKSKMRPAKGANFNINVPSSKKKTVDYSPSKRVHPDKQSSNNTQQHTPARELKSARQEKKPNVADDIPRSKSAVDLITYKDMFQQMQSGDEGPAIYEMFAGPIYDNIRASSSCGRLKERHVQSAPSRKPQQINKVKHKLLKPTQSKMRRSPGESMVVSAKSKAKPVPPKMKPHLMPVSRKGNHKTKQTVSTQPELALAKDVGTCPKGDNDKEEICTLSTIHESKHGTATLKSPDKTPITQKTPSQTKNSRYIQTNLLEMVVKPSPESPNQSNSEVPQSLQQPKINTWTSDSSSSHTTISPVYRKFLDEVGDGPLTEDLLQCLAEELISLDERALSVGQLSENLEQSREESSQGKDPISRQNPLPEVVSADCGALFGSGFAGDHSITWTKGEVLGRGAYGTVYCGLTSQGQLIAVKQVSLDSSDPEAAKKEYNRLQGEVELLKTLRHINIVGFLGTSLYQHAVSIFMEYVPGGSIASILHRFGPLPERVLALYTQQILDGVAYLHLNQVIHRDLKGNNIMLMPTGVIKLIDFGCARRLSCLNHTASNSGDLLKSVHGTPYWMAPEVINETGYGRKSDIWSVGCTVFEMATGKPPLAHMDKMAALFYIGAQRGVMPSLPAGFSEDAKDFVKICLTSNQKLRPDADQLLKHSFVPQKEANANSRETQLKSCCGHREGLCG